CTCCATATGCGTCCATAACCAATATGTGGGTTGTTTGCAAATAAGGTTTGATATACAGGACATGGCAACTACTCTTGGTCTATAGAACCCTGTCCCCTGTTGGCGGACGAGGAGGTGGTGCAGCCTCACATGTCCGCTGTGTTACTGAGTTTACGGTATCAAGATGTTGAATGTTTATGGACAATATAGTTTATCTTTAGATAAATCTCGATCAAATTTAACTCataaaaactttttttttaatgttaatATAAATGTGATATCTAgtttaattaaatatcatatttgactaaatatcaagtgttctTGGACCTCGTTTCTGATCCAACCCGAAATTTATTTCTTGCGAACAAACAATTTAGCGTGGTGCTACTGCTCCATAGCATAATTAAAAAGTtcgaatattataattataagaaaAGTATTCCTTAGGTTGGGCCTGGTTAGAACCCAGATTTTACCAAAATCCAAAATCATTTGATCAGACCCATTTATAGCCCCGATAACCAAATGAGACTATATTAGAACGTAGCCTACAACCAGAAATTGAAAGACAAGGATAAATATATGAGCGACTCTCTTGTGATACGatctcatgaatttttatatgtgaaaTATGTCAATTCTACCgacattcacaataaaaaaagtaatactcttagcaaaaaaagtaatatttttcatggatgatccaaataagatattttctcacaaaatacgacccgctagactgtctcacacaagtttctGACCTAAATTTATATAGTAACTGtttcatattattataataagaTAATTCAAATCACGTATTCATGCTTTATTTTTATTCTTTCTATTTTGTATTATTAAATTTCTCGCGTAATAAATGCGGACGGttattgaatttaaaataaCTATAATCATACTCAGTGCATGATAGATAACATATGATTAGTTGATAATTAATACATTTATTGAGACAACTATTAAATTAATTCCGACGTCTCTCACTTGAGAATAATGTTAAAGGCACGTATCGGTATATCAATATTTAcgattattatattatatagtgaTTCAATAAATCGCAAGATTTTCACTAAAATAATTCTATCTTTTTTTAGAGAAAATCAAATTCCATAATATTAGTTTTAATTTGTTTAGAGTGTATgttaaaaatatgaattttaatttatttacgtGTCAACACGTGATGCTCATGTATATCAATGGCTGTGTATAAAAAAGGAGTATGTGCTGTCTAGAATTGACCCCCTAATTAACCATTGAAAAGTTTTGATATTTCACCAGCCCCCTCTTAGCTGGACTTGTGCTCAATATGAAAATGGTGGACCTGCTTTGATTTAGTATGAAATGCAAGTTCTTTTTACTTTTGATGAAGAAAAggacaatatatatttaatttaatcaaagcttCAAAGATATAGCAAGAGTTGTATTCTTCCATCTACCTTTGCTCCATTTTATAATCAGTTTTCACACTAATAATGGGTGCAATGAAACTAATTTGACCATTTAGAAAAACACAAAATTCGTCTATTTTTTAGTTCTAGTTTTCCCAGAATGTTGGTGTGACATTACGATTTCAATACCAAATAACCACACTATCACACTATGCCAAAAGTTTGATCAATTGGATAACAAAATGATTATATAGGTCAACTAATAAGACTAAGGTGGAAAAAATACTGAATTTTCGGTATATCAAGATTACCATAGCAAAAGATAACGAACTTGTCGAATTTTCTGTACGATACGGTATACCATCCCTAAATAAGATCAATTTTGCTTCTTTctctaatttatttctaaaaatCTCCATACATGTGTTAAATAATGTGCAATATTgtttaaacaaataaataaaacgTGTATGTTCCACATtcacaaaattaatttttatgttagaTAATTCAATAGTTTCTAATAATTGACTTGCAAGTTTTGTGGATTGTCCCAAAAAACTTTAACCTGGTTTCTGACATGTACGGCAACAACAACCAAACAGTTAGCATGACATCTTTATACTTTCACACTAAGAGAGAGCAAAAGGATTCCCATGTGGTATgccatttaataaaacattttgcatgcttaaaatAACGTTAACGATTTGTCCATACAAACTCAAgtatcttttttattttttttaaagttagaTATTAAGAAAAAAGTTGTCCTTTTCCATGCTTGTTGTATAAGTTTACCTATTGAGTTGGTTCGATTAATATGATAGAATTATGAAATGATCTATGATAACACGATTGCTGATATGATAAATGACATGGGAAAATAGGTTAGTTGTAACAGAGTTTCGAATTCGAAACATTGATCCAAACATTAAAACTCAGTATCGAAGGAACGATAAGTCATTGGATGATTTACGTCGACACAATTTGGTGTGATCATTGGATAAAAAATGACAGTTAATTAAACCCTTTTTGATCATGgtatatattttgttatttttattggTGGAATTATTAGTCACATTGGGGGGGAAAGGATAGATAAATGTCTTGAACGAATAGAAGATTAATCTTTGATTTGTGGACTTCCATGAACTGGCTTCTATAAAGTTTCCATTGAATATGGCtcctaaaaataataaataaataaataaagttttCATTGATGGGCCATCTATGAGTTACTCATATCATCtttcattttcaaaattaaagtactcctataatttgtcaaatttcactttagtctatcaataataataaaaaagaatGTACACACGCATCGTGTGTACAAAATAATTAGTCAAAAAAAAAAGACGAAGGAAGAACCTACAATCAAGAGAAGAGAGGAATACAATTGAAAACACAAGAGAGAATATGAGCTTGAAAAAGAAAGAGTTTCTATGAGAGTTGTGTGATTGTTCTTCTCTATAGTTTCCCTATTGTACTTCAACTTTTGGTGATCAATAAAAGAGATTGGGGTGTTCGGAGCTACAAGGTAATATACCCGGGCTTTAGCCCGGGTGgccttattttattttttttaaatttatatgtaaattttagaataatatgatattagtctgggtagatcaatttaaaatattagaagATTCTAGAATTTAAAATTCTAGCCCGGACATAGCCATATTTATGGCTCCGCCCTAGGGTGTTCTACCGTGGATGTAAGCCGTAAGGCTGAACCAAGGTGTAAACCAAATTCTTTGATTTAATGCATGTGTTCTCGTGGCTGAAATACATTTGTGTATTGCGTTGAGTCTCAAAACCACCGGCCAACTCGATCGCAAACGAAGTCGACTGGTGTAGGTTTTGTGTCATCTTAATATTAGCAATGGTGATATAAGCTAAGAATCATATATTAGATAATTTGACGTGAATAGGACAAATGAAGCGTCACGACGATTGATTACTCCAGGGTTGGAAGACGGCGGCAGTTGACAAATCCAATCAAATTTTTATggaagaaattaattatttgacgTAATTATTAACTGCGCACAACGTGGTGCTTTAAAGTTCAATCATATTTTGGAGATGGATCGTGAGATTCTTTGATTTAAATAATCTCGATTAGTAATTTGGGTTGTTGGGTTAAAGTATTTAATTCGCATTAATCAGAATGAtatgttttatattttgttaagTGGTGGCATTTTAATTAATGAATCTTGCTGGATATTGAAACATAACTTTTGTAAATCATAATATAAAATCATGGAATTATAATCAAGAAAACAACTTTCATTAATGGTTCGTCAACCATATCGACTTTACATGTGTAAATTTCAATATAAAGTTATGAAAATTGTTATCAAATTAATTAACTAGCATTAGTGGTCCATCAACCATTAAGATTTGAATAAGGTTCTAAGAGTTTGTATAGTTATATCACGTAAACTCTACTGTTTTACGAATTAATTTTACGCGATATAGATCCGCAAAACCGTTATCCGCTCTTCTTATATCTCGTTATACTAAAATAATTAGTTCCTATACTaatatatttttgaatgatgcTACATCTACATCGATATTTATACAACACAAAAAAATTTGATACAAAAATTCAATTTGTCAAAATATCACTATATAACGAATACAAAATCTCGTGATATAACAGTAAAATCTCGCGATATATAATTTTCGTCCTGCCAACCGTAATCTCTTAAATAAGCCACACTTAATACTGGTACAAATCGACTTCGAATCAATCAAATCCTACACATTTGCAACATTTTACGAGCCGTgccaaaatttattatatttttttgttacaaAAAGAGAAAACtaagtttttatatatattagattaactctttaattaattatgtcAAGATTTATATATCGAGATATAGTTCACAAAATGTTCACATGAAGTAAAACAAAAAAGCACGTGGAAAACTAGTTACCGCAGTTGTCAGCCGGGTGGGCTATTCAGGTTCTCACGAAACATCGTTTTCAAGTACCCAAATTTGACACCCGTCTGCGTTACCTATACGGACAAATCAACTCCAAAATCCTACTATAAATAGAATAGACgtcttcaaattttcaaaatcagtgTGCACATACACAGTCTCGTCGATCGCTTCGTCGCTTTAGATATTGGAGGGTCTGATTCAGGGGTACAAATCGGCCATGGATTGGGTTCGTGGTGGAAATTTGGGACACGGGAGTTTTGCTACGGTGAATTTAGCTATTCCCAGAAGACAAACTTCTCTATTCCCGCCATTGATGGCGGTGAAGTCTTGCGGAGTCGTGCGTTCTTCTTCACTGATGAACGAAAAGCTGATCTTGGAGGCGCTTAAAGATTGCCCACAGATTATACGTTGCTTTGGAGACAGCTTTTCGTACGAAAATGGCGAGAAATTGTACAATGTGTTGTTGGAGTACGCTCCCGGTGGTTCTTTGGCTGTTAAACTCAAGAATACCGGTGACCGGGGCCTGCCGGAATCAGAAACCCGGCGGTATACAAAAGCTTTGCTCAAAGGGCTACATTATATCCACAAGTTGGGCTACGTGCACTGTGATATCAAGCTTCAAAATATTCTCTTGGGCCCGAATGATAGCGTAAAGATCGCGGATTTCGGGTTGGCGAAGCGGGCCGGAGGGGAAAAAGAGAAATTTTCGCGGTGTGAATTGAGGGGCACACCTCTGTACATGTCGCCAGAGATTGTTACCGCTGGAGAACAGGGGGCTCCTGCGGATATTTGGGCACTGGGGTGCGCAGTGGTGGAGATGGTCACCGGGACTCTTGCATGGCATTGCTCCGACGTGGCGGGGCTGCTGCTTAGAATTGGCGCGGGAGAAGAGTTTCCTGAGGTTCCCAAAAGTTTATCAGAGCAAGGAAAAGATTTTCTTGGAAAATGCTTTGTCAGGGATCCGAACAAGAGATGGACGGCTGAGATGCTCCTGAATCATCACTTTGTTTCAGATTATCAAGATTTTGATTTCAATGAAGAAACAGAAAACAAAGCTTTAATCTCTCCTACATGCCCATTTGATTTTCCCGAGTGGGAACCACCGGTATCAGGTTCTTCTACGACTTTCGCCTCGTCGGAATACCCCCCAGAGTCTGGTTCTTGGTCTATGACTCCGGCCAGACGGCTGCAAACGCTTTGGATCGATCAATTTCCTGAGTGGTCTGTTACCGAAGATTGGATCACCCTGAGGTGAAGGACAGCATATGGATTCCATTTTTGTAGACTCCAgtggttttaaaatttttcttacaAAGAAATTcgttgatattttaaaaaataattgtacataAGAGTAAGAAATTTTAGGATTCATACATTCTTGTTGTAAACAATAttcaaaatcgaaaaaaaaatctttattgGTTCTACCTCCCATCATCTCCACCCCATAGGAACTACGAGATTATATGAAAAATGTAACCGATTCTTTCCAAAATCGGACTGAACCGTTTGTCAGGCTATTGTTCCCGGTACTTGTGGATTCAAGGGTACGAGAAGGGGCACACCTTTTGCCGCTCAAACTAAATTCATCAAAAATTAATCTTGCAATTCATAGCTACTCTCACCCATCTTTTACCTCAGTTGCTGATCTCTCAATGCTACAGCTTTGATTTACATTTGCAACCATGTTGCAACTTCCATGGCTATTATCATACAGAAATGAAAATTGAATTTGGGTAATCCGAAAGGACGAAACCGGTTCGGTCTAACATGAGAAAAAACGATCTTCTCGGGCACGATATTTACCAggtgggttttttttttcttctgattttcttCATACAATTTGATCTGAAACTCAATCGAGTGAGGATTTAGGATCTTAAAGAACTCTCGTCTTAGAAATACGATTACTACTTGAGTATCTGATTTTCttaatatatgaaaaaataGGCGAATGAAGTTGTATGTTTGTATTCTTGATttctttatttaatatttataaaatataataatttgaaaACATAAATGAAATTTTCTGTTTTAAAAATGGTTACTTAATCGATcttaaacataataaaatttaagtGAGATTAAACACCGCTTGAACTAGTTTTTTAGAAAATTGCTTTTAATTTCTAacctaatttttaaaatatttccctataatacaatttttttaataaaaaaaactcgTTACCAAATTTATAACTAGAAACTTGTTAAAAAATTGAGTAAAAGTGATATAAATTGTAATTATGGATTAAGCTTTATCATTCCCCCGTAAATAATGTTACTATCACATTAAATCTTATCCTTTTTTTCCTTTAATATAGATTttgtaggcaaaaacttgtgtgagacgatctcacaggtcgtatttgtgagacgggtatcttatttgggtcatccatgaaaaagtattaattttatgctaagagtattactttttgttgtgaatatgggtaggattgacccgtctcacaaattaagatccgtaagacggtcttatatgagactcactctagaTTGTATTAGCTGAAACATTAATATAATAAGAGCATTAACTCACTAGATTTGAGAATTCCTTATTAAAATCTAGTTATTCTAAAACAAAGTGATAAAGTTTATtgcgaaataaaaaaaaatcgtcttttatgtttttaatgactgaaaatatttatattaataactTAAATACACTTTCAAAATTAAGGAAAAAAGGTCATAAATCCAAGCATAATCACGCTGATTAATATATATCtcctatctatatctatatttcTATATAAAAGGATGAGGGTGAGAGGTTTTATTGCGTGGATATAACATTTTTTGTTCACAAATTTttctgtgagaccatctcacataagtttttatcaacaagtttttgctttttttttttattaatacttCATTTTATGTTTAATTGAACACTAATTTATAGAAatgcaaaaatttgtgttagacagcctcacagatcgtattttgtgagacatatctcttatttgtgccatccataaaaaatattactttttatgctaagtgtattgttttttattgtgaatatcgataagattgacctgtctcacaataTACATATTCTTATAGATATTAGTGAGAGATATACTGTGATTTGAGATAcgtaatattaaaaataagttGTAATGATAATTTGagaaaaaatattgatataaatttaatttgaaaaataaaatatgaataaaatagattgtttatgtaatagtgatatatatatatatatatatatatatatatatatatattaatttgataaagagattattttaagattttaaatatCAGTAAATCTAATCAAATTGTGCCTCCTAAAAACCTTCTGCCCCAAAATTTATTGACCTAAATTCTTTGTTCAGAATCACATCGCAAATTAAGTAACAATGGCTGAAGGAAAGCATCAAAAAATCAGTTGCAATAAGCTACCCAATGTAAGTTATAGGACCCTTGATTTTTCCCATTTAATTGCAATTAATAATTGAATTAATCCCGGCTAAGCTTCTATTTTGATTTTGTTTGAATTTGTGATCAGAGGAAAAAACGTGGAAGAGAAAGGGATATATCTGAACTGCGGGCTGAGGTTGATGTTTTAGGTTGGAAAATCATTCAGGTTACTCCAGATGGTAACTGTTTCTTCAGGCATCAATTGATTTTTTTAGCATAAGTTATTCTTTGTGTAATTATTGTGCATGTGCTCATGAATTGATGAAGCGTGTGAATTATGGAGTATATATTCCTGGATTAATTAATGTGCGGTGATTTTGATCACCTGACTGTTGTTCGTTGCAGGGCATTGGCTGATCAGTATGAAGGAATGAGGACAAGCATGAGAAGTATTGAAATATGGTAGTTCGATTTATTAAGGTATATTTTCGAGGCATCCTGTTTCAGTCTAACATGGGATGAAGATAATTTGCACTATTTATAAGAGGTCACAAgtatgatgaatgatgaatgagTTTCCTAGTTTGTTATCTCATCTTTATTTGTTAATAATTACCATAGATACTCCTAGTTTTTTATCTCATCTTTATTTGTTAAGAATTACTCAATTAccatatatactgatattgtgcTACGATGGCGTCAAGGGCATTTACAACTTGAGTTGCTTTAATCATGGCTTCCATGGCTCTCGTGGGGGTTAAATGTAATAGTTGATTGAGATCTTTTGTCTCAGTTAGACCCGTAAGCTGAAAGTAGTAAGTAGTTGCATcttattttttaacaaaataaatttcaaaataaatttttgtgaATCTTTAGTTAATTGTAGAATAAGATGAATGTCTCGATCTCCAAGATCTCTTGAAAAGGAAGCAGCAGCAGCGAAGAGTAAAAAGTTTGCGTCTTTTTGTAAGATATGTGACGGCTGGAGGGAGGCAAGCTTTATCACAATGTAGAGTACTCTTCTAATCATCAACGGGTGTCCACCCAGTTTAGGCTTCTTTATCGTGTTGCATAACtaattacattgatatttgttttGGAACCAAATCAAAGTGACATTACAGATTGTCACATCATTTTCTTCCTCAAATCCAAGTGTGAAATGCCATGGTTATGCATTGGGCAAGTGTTTTGTTCAAGTTtctgcttcatttattgtactACAAAAATCAAAAGGAATTAATCTCAAGAAATACTGATCCATGAGTTACACTTGGCAGAACAATCGTGAAATGTTTGAGCCCTTTGTTGAAGATGAAGTTCCATTTGATGAATATTGTCGGTCCATGGGACAGGAAGGCAATTGGGCAGGACATGTGGAGATGCAAGCAGCTTCTCTTGCCACTCATTGTAACATATGCATTCATAAGCTTGAATCATGGACAGCATCAATGTCTTTCCACTGTCAATTTATACTGTGGAAATGTTTTTTAGTGTTTGGAATAATTATCAATTTCCACACCTTATTTGTACTGCATAGGTCACCTcgtttgtatgctcaaaattttgATGTACATGAAGCTCCACAAATTCACCTGTGAGTACTacaaaaatttcagaatttaGTTGTCTTTAATTGTTGGCATACTTACATTCTTGTAATAACAAGTTTTTATATTAGAGGTCTGTTATttgttttttcggttttttgtCCTGTAttgtttgttatgattttttgtcGTGTAATAATGGATGGGGTTCTTCTGTTGTTAATCTTCTCAAGTACCATTGGGTGATCCCTAATTACACAAAAAAataccccaaaaaaaaaaaagaaaccccTGTAAGTCTTTGGATCTTTGTTGATAACCATAATAATATCTGTAACAGTCTGGAAATCTCAGCTGGGAAATGAAGATCATTAATGTGTAGTTACTTGAATTTTAGGTATTGTTGACTTCCTGAGCTGGTTATAGGCTATGCAGACATGTTTAACTTGTATCGAGCCTTGACTGTATTAAAATCATCAATGATTGTTCAGACCACAACTTACAAATACAATGAATGGATAACAACCAAGCAGCAATATTCCTGAAGTGTAACTTGTTCTTGTCGTTGCTctagtttttaaatttttgctTTCACCTAATGGAGGATATTAATGTGCCTGAGGAGATGTTTTGCTCAATTATGCTCTCTACAGTTCAGTTTCAAAACTCATAGGATGCAGTAGTAGAATTTTCAAAACACTCACGTGCAAAAGAAGTTAGTCAGGACCTTGGATGGGCTAAATATTCTAtgaaagaaaataatttaaatacttGATAATCCTTGAGACTATGATAATGCAGGCAAAATAATTAAgttgcattttttttttcttccagtTTATGTTCTCTTAGAAATATCTCCACTTATAGGCTATTGACTGAAGTTCCTAATTTGTTCCCATGATCCACGTGTTGGTTGTTGGAATAAATGATGCTAGAAAATATGCTTAATTTTGTTGTATTTCTGTTATGACATTACACATAACATTTTTAGTGTAGTTTGGGCATTTAAGTGCTAAATGTGGTGTTATTTTTGGTAGAGTACAACGGAAGAAGTTAGTCACAGTAGAATTCGTCTAGGAAACTGAAGGGAAATAAAGAACATATATTCTAAAACAATGTTAAAAATTTCAACTTTATATTGAATTTCACCTGGATTAGCATGGTATC
This Primulina eburnea isolate SZY01 chromosome 2, ASM2296580v1, whole genome shotgun sequence DNA region includes the following protein-coding sequences:
- the LOC140824785 gene encoding mitogen-activated protein kinase kinase kinase 20-like, translated to MDWVRGGNLGHGSFATVNLAIPRRQTSLFPPLMAVKSCGVVRSSSLMNEKLILEALKDCPQIIRCFGDSFSYENGEKLYNVLLEYAPGGSLAVKLKNTGDRGLPESETRRYTKALLKGLHYIHKLGYVHCDIKLQNILLGPNDSVKIADFGLAKRAGGEKEKFSRCELRGTPLYMSPEIVTAGEQGAPADIWALGCAVVEMVTGTLAWHCSDVAGLLLRIGAGEEFPEVPKSLSEQGKDFLGKCFVRDPNKRWTAEMLLNHHFVSDYQDFDFNEETENKALISPTCPFDFPEWEPPVSGSSTTFASSEYPPESGSWSMTPARRLQTLWIDQFPEWSVTEDWITLR
- the LOC140823589 gene encoding OVARIAN TUMOR DOMAIN-containing deubiquitinating enzyme 7-like, translated to MVVRFIKNNREMFEPFVEDEVPFDEYCRSMGQEGNWAGHVEMQAASLATHCNICIHKLESWTASMSFHCQFILWKCFLVFGIIINFHTLFVLHRSPRLYAQNFDVHEAPQIHLSYHYGEHYNSVHLKEDTCSGPARPLFIEDDTDLSAKSNKADVIFTRKGRW